Proteins from one Mucilaginibacter jinjuensis genomic window:
- a CDS encoding DUF5683 domain-containing protein, which produces MFTVNCKHLLLLSCFALSWLNTPAQKPAHPVKPTNSNTAIGDSASSQIFILKNGVNEIDHPNADHNPRKAWVRSAIIPGWGQIYNKQYWKVPLIYAGFALLGRAIVVNNNDYNLYVNEAFARRDGKKGNPVFKGNSASANDFFQYASNSNRNVQISIFGIIGVWGLNCIDAYISAKFIHSYSVDNNLSFRLGTDVISQPMYAVNTTPYPVPALKLSMGF; this is translated from the coding sequence ATGTTTACAGTTAATTGTAAACATTTATTGCTACTAAGCTGCTTTGCCCTATCCTGGTTAAATACGCCTGCCCAAAAGCCTGCCCATCCTGTTAAACCCACAAATAGTAATACTGCAATTGGCGATTCGGCATCATCCCAAATATTTATCCTGAAGAATGGGGTTAATGAGATTGATCATCCAAATGCAGACCATAACCCACGCAAGGCATGGGTAAGGTCGGCCATTATTCCGGGATGGGGGCAGATCTACAACAAGCAATACTGGAAAGTGCCCTTAATATACGCAGGTTTCGCATTGTTGGGCAGGGCGATAGTGGTAAACAACAACGACTATAATTTATACGTGAACGAGGCTTTTGCCCGCAGAGATGGTAAAAAGGGTAATCCTGTTTTTAAAGGTAATTCAGCCTCGGCTAACGATTTTTTTCAATACGCCAGTAACAGCAATCGTAACGTGCAGATCAGCATATTCGGTATCATCGGTGTTTGGGGGCTTAATTGTATCGATGCCTATATCAGCGCTAAGTTTATTCATTCTTATTCAGTTGATAATAACCTAAGTTTCAGGCTTGGTACCGATGTAATATCACAACCTATGTACGCAGTAAATACTACGCCTTACCCGGTGCCTGCGTTGAAGTTAAGTATGGGTTTTTGA
- a CDS encoding DinB family protein → METDFTAQIIKQVITAWAANSKVISNFFSKYEDAYYLNEVAPGRNRAIYLLGHLIASNDSMLPMFDLGEPLYPELVTTFLRTPDKTEPDTLTIAELKQRWETLNTTLAAHFDKMQTQDWMSRHTRVSEEDFALEPTRNKLNVLIGRTNHQQYHYGQLTLLTQKVAVA, encoded by the coding sequence ATGGAAACTGATTTCACAGCACAAATTATAAAACAGGTTATTACCGCCTGGGCTGCAAACAGCAAGGTTATAAGCAACTTTTTCAGCAAGTATGAAGATGCTTATTATTTGAACGAAGTAGCACCGGGACGCAACAGGGCCATTTATTTACTGGGGCATTTAATTGCATCTAATGATAGCATGCTACCTATGTTTGATTTAGGCGAACCCCTTTATCCCGAATTGGTAACAACCTTTCTGAGAACACCAGACAAGACAGAGCCAGATACCTTAACCATTGCTGAACTAAAGCAACGCTGGGAAACGCTAAACACTACGCTTGCCGCACATTTCGACAAAATGCAAACACAAGACTGGATGAGCAGGCACACCCGGGTTTCGGAAGAAGACTTTGCACTGGAACCTACGCGTAATAAATTAAACGTTCTGATTGGTCGTACCAATCATCAGCAATACCACTATGGTCAGCTCACTTTATTAACTCAAAAAGTAGCGGTTGCATAA
- a CDS encoding S9 family peptidase, whose amino-acid sequence MNKFLLAALSSAVVLTAHAQQGAPLTAADYARAESMLTYNTEPLVNNGPVRPNWLPGDKFWYRNLTTQGSEFILINPANGSRTAAFDQQKLADALSAASGKKYTANLLPFQTVTYAADGKSFVFTANGKQWKYDTQSGTVTADSSKLANAGGGRSGRGKTPESLSPDGKKAAFIKDYNLWVRDIVTNKQTQLTTDGIKNFGYATDNAGWQSSDAAILLWSPDSKKIATFKQDERNVGDMYLVTTNVGHPTLKAWKYPLPGDKEIATIKRVIINVDEPKVIELQVPADPHRSTLSDDISSGGVLNDVDWNTDATQLAFVSTSRDHKQEKVRIADAATGAVREVFEETVSTQFESGQGGVNWRYLAKSNEIIWYSERDNWGHLYLYDAKTGKLKNQITKGDWMITKLLKVDEKKREVYFLADGREAVNPYFTQLCKASFDGKKITTLTPEEGNHQVTLSPSGNYFVDSYSKPDVPAVSVLRTIDGKLISTLEKQDISRLVATGWKPVMPFSIKAHDGKTDLYGLMFTPTHLDPNKKYPVIDYIYPGPQGGSVGSWSFASARGDNQALAELGFVVVVLEGTSNPWRSKAFHDMSYGNMAENTIPDQITGIKQLAAKYGYMDTTRVGIWGHSGGGFATATAMFRYPDFFKVGISESGNHDNRNYEDDWGERYDGLLINNADGVSNYEAQANQNYAKNLKGKLMLAHGLMDNNVPPQNTLLVAEALEKANKSFDLVIFPNSPHGYGTYGPYMMRRRWDYFVKNLMGVEPPYDYLLKTKPDPRNGEEQRGR is encoded by the coding sequence ATGAATAAATTTTTATTGGCTGCCCTCTCATCGGCAGTAGTATTAACGGCACATGCCCAGCAGGGAGCCCCGTTAACGGCCGCAGACTATGCGCGTGCCGAAAGCATGCTTACTTACAACACCGAACCTTTGGTTAACAACGGCCCGGTGCGCCCTAACTGGTTGCCCGGCGATAAATTCTGGTACCGCAATTTAACCACACAAGGCAGCGAATTTATATTAATAAACCCGGCAAATGGCAGCCGCACTGCAGCATTTGATCAACAAAAACTGGCCGACGCATTATCGGCAGCAAGTGGTAAAAAATATACAGCTAACCTGCTGCCATTCCAAACCGTTACTTACGCGGCAGACGGGAAATCATTTGTTTTTACAGCAAATGGCAAGCAATGGAAATATGATACACAAAGCGGCACAGTTACCGCAGATAGCTCAAAACTGGCAAACGCAGGCGGTGGCCGTAGCGGCAGAGGCAAAACGCCTGAATCATTATCTCCCGATGGAAAGAAAGCAGCCTTTATTAAAGATTATAACCTTTGGGTACGCGATATAGTCACCAACAAACAAACGCAATTAACTACAGATGGTATTAAAAACTTCGGTTACGCTACTGATAATGCGGGCTGGCAATCAAGCGATGCGGCGATACTGTTATGGTCGCCGGATTCTAAGAAGATTGCCACTTTTAAACAAGATGAGCGTAACGTTGGCGACATGTATTTGGTGACTACTAACGTAGGCCACCCAACCCTTAAAGCATGGAAATATCCGCTACCGGGCGATAAAGAAATTGCCACCATTAAACGTGTTATTATTAATGTTGATGAGCCGAAGGTAATTGAGTTACAGGTTCCGGCCGATCCGCATAGAAGTACTTTGAGCGATGATATTTCGAGCGGCGGTGTTTTAAACGATGTGGATTGGAATACCGATGCCACACAACTGGCTTTTGTATCAACCTCACGCGATCATAAGCAGGAGAAAGTCCGCATTGCCGATGCTGCAACCGGTGCAGTGCGCGAAGTGTTCGAAGAAACCGTGTCCACACAGTTTGAATCTGGCCAGGGTGGTGTTAACTGGCGTTACCTGGCCAAAAGCAATGAAATTATCTGGTATTCTGAACGCGACAACTGGGGGCACCTGTATTTATACGATGCCAAAACCGGCAAGCTTAAAAACCAGATCACCAAAGGCGATTGGATGATTACCAAACTACTTAAAGTTGATGAGAAAAAACGCGAAGTATACTTTTTGGCAGACGGCCGCGAGGCTGTAAACCCATATTTTACCCAGCTTTGCAAAGCGAGCTTTGATGGTAAAAAAATTACAACCTTAACCCCTGAAGAAGGTAATCACCAGGTTACCTTATCACCATCAGGTAATTATTTTGTTGATAGCTACTCTAAACCGGATGTACCTGCGGTTAGCGTATTGCGCACCATTGACGGCAAATTGATCAGCACTTTAGAAAAGCAAGACATTAGCCGCCTGGTAGCCACTGGCTGGAAACCGGTTATGCCTTTCAGCATTAAAGCGCACGACGGCAAGACCGATCTTTACGGCTTAATGTTTACGCCAACACACCTCGATCCAAATAAGAAATACCCGGTTATCGACTATATATATCCCGGTCCGCAAGGCGGTAGCGTGGGTAGCTGGTCGTTTGCATCAGCACGCGGCGATAACCAGGCTTTGGCCGAATTAGGTTTTGTGGTTGTGGTATTAGAAGGCACAAGCAACCCATGGCGCTCAAAAGCATTCCACGATATGAGCTATGGTAACATGGCCGAAAATACGATCCCGGACCAAATCACCGGTATTAAACAACTGGCCGCTAAATATGGCTATATGGATACCACACGTGTGGGTATCTGGGGCCATTCGGGTGGTGGTTTTGCTACCGCTACTGCCATGTTTCGCTACCCTGATTTTTTTAAGGTTGGTATCTCAGAATCGGGCAACCACGATAACCGTAACTACGAGGACGATTGGGGCGAACGTTATGATGGCCTGCTGATTAACAATGCCGATGGTGTATCAAACTACGAAGCACAAGCCAACCAGAACTACGCTAAAAACCTGAAAGGTAAACTGATGCTGGCCCACGGTTTAATGGATAATAACGTGCCTCCGCAAAACACCTTATTGGTAGCCGAAGCACTGGAAAAAGCCAACAAAAGCTTCGACCTGGTAATATTCCCTAACAGCCCGCATGGTTACGGCACCTACGGCCCGTATATGATGCGCCGTCGCTGGGATTATTTTGTGAAAAACCTGATGGGTGTTGAGCCTCCTTATGATTACCTGCTGAAAACCAAACCCGATCCGCGGAATGGTGAAGAGCAGCGAGGCAGATAA